From a region of the Pseudoclavibacter endophyticus genome:
- a CDS encoding CPBP family intramembrane glutamic endopeptidase, which produces MTPSPTPLPQRLASTAWRIALAVLPLGAALAIMVLLMPATSDPSDPITLAGRIAVGVGISAVSLFVIALLIRKADGKRMRDAGVTSIRTGWRLVLWGALVWTVPAGAAFGVFALLGAPLTVTAETAEVAQTVLLLLLAVLLTEALPEEAVFRGYVTTALGAVARGWWVIVIQALLFTLVAGALRQNWNPVDLSLFLSMGIGFGYLRMTTGSVWMPVGFHAAFQTGSQLVLTHEVVHFTGGTGAAMLALGVIPFTAAAILVSTTGTPRIVTPALPAAR; this is translated from the coding sequence GTGACTCCCTCGCCCACGCCGCTGCCTCAGCGCCTCGCCTCCACGGCGTGGCGGATCGCCCTTGCCGTGCTTCCGCTCGGCGCAGCCCTCGCGATCATGGTGTTGCTCATGCCCGCCACGAGTGACCCCTCGGATCCGATCACCCTGGCGGGCAGGATCGCCGTGGGCGTCGGGATCAGCGCTGTGTCGCTGTTCGTGATCGCGCTGCTGATTCGAAAGGCCGATGGCAAGCGGATGCGCGACGCCGGGGTGACGAGCATCCGCACCGGCTGGCGCCTCGTGCTGTGGGGCGCCCTCGTCTGGACGGTTCCCGCCGGCGCCGCGTTCGGGGTCTTCGCACTCCTCGGCGCCCCGCTGACCGTGACCGCTGAGACCGCCGAGGTGGCACAGACCGTCCTGCTGCTCCTCCTCGCCGTGCTGCTCACGGAAGCGCTCCCCGAAGAGGCCGTGTTCCGCGGTTACGTCACCACGGCATTGGGCGCCGTCGCCCGCGGATGGTGGGTCATCGTCATCCAAGCGCTCCTCTTCACGCTCGTCGCCGGGGCGCTCCGGCAGAACTGGAACCCGGTCGACCTCTCGCTCTTCCTCTCGATGGGAATCGGGTTCGGCTACCTCCGCATGACCACGGGATCGGTGTGGATGCCCGTCGGGTTCCACGCCGCCTTCCAAACCGGGTCGCAACTCGTCCTCACCCATGAGGTCGTCCACTTCACCGGCGGCACGGGAGCCGCAATGCTCGCCCTCGGCGTCATCCCGTTCACCGCTGCCGCCATCCTCGTCTCCACCACCGGAACCCCACGCATCGTGACCCCGGCACTGCCCGCCGCGCGCTGA
- a CDS encoding AzlC family ABC transporter permease: MTDSTGPQAVVNAPDAPTGASAHATGAPGGVWREVGAGIRVVLPACVGVIPLGLAFGVLVVHTGFDWWWGPVTAAFVFAGSLEFLLIGLIAATAPLAQIAVTAAMVNFRHAFYALTFPLHRVRGAGWKAYSTFALTDEAYALTATPDAAGWSRAKILGIQAGFHVGWVGTVAAGGLVGTVIPDWIIGLDFAVTALFTVLAIEAFKVRRSLPLPVLALMCAVVAALISRENMLMIGLAMFTAALVVSYVVGKARRSRTGAPVDAAGGPGEAGGPDRGEDARA; encoded by the coding sequence ATGACCGATTCCACCGGACCGCAGGCCGTCGTGAACGCTCCGGATGCTCCGACGGGAGCATCCGCTCATGCCACCGGCGCACCGGGGGGCGTCTGGCGCGAGGTCGGGGCCGGCATCCGCGTCGTGCTGCCCGCCTGCGTCGGCGTGATTCCGCTCGGACTGGCGTTCGGCGTGCTCGTGGTCCACACGGGGTTCGACTGGTGGTGGGGGCCGGTCACGGCCGCCTTCGTCTTCGCCGGTTCGCTCGAGTTCCTGCTGATCGGGCTGATCGCGGCGACCGCGCCGCTCGCGCAGATCGCCGTCACGGCGGCGATGGTGAACTTCCGCCACGCCTTCTATGCCCTGACCTTCCCGCTCCATCGCGTGCGGGGCGCGGGCTGGAAGGCCTACAGCACCTTCGCGCTCACCGACGAGGCCTACGCGCTCACCGCGACTCCCGACGCGGCCGGATGGTCGCGCGCGAAGATCCTCGGCATCCAAGCCGGGTTCCATGTTGGCTGGGTCGGCACGGTCGCGGCCGGCGGCCTCGTCGGCACCGTCATTCCCGACTGGATCATCGGCCTTGACTTCGCCGTTACCGCCCTGTTCACGGTGCTGGCGATCGAAGCGTTCAAGGTCCGCCGCTCGCTGCCCCTGCCGGTGCTCGCGCTCATGTGCGCCGTCGTGGCGGCGCTGATCTCACGAGAGAACATGCTCATGATCGGCCTGGCGATGTTCACCGCGGCGCTCGTGGTGTCGTACGTCGTCGGAAAGGCGCGGCGGTCGCGGACGGGCGCGCCCGTTGATGCGGCCGGAGGCCCCGGCGAGGCCGGCGGGCCCGACCGCGGGGAGGATGCTCGTGCCTGA
- a CDS encoding SRPBCC domain-containing protein, whose translation MSEQNDLAELSFTVSGHVSRPPAEVYEAVADPDQLSKYFTTGGARGRLEPGADVTWDFDDFPGRFPVTVVEATPPDRLVIEWDAKAAAAGRSVTTTTFEFAPVDDGARTLVTISEAAWEVSADGSRNAFDNCMGWTGMFAALKAWLEHGINLREGFYR comes from the coding sequence ATGTCTGAGCAGAACGATCTCGCCGAACTCTCCTTCACCGTGTCCGGTCACGTCTCCCGCCCTCCCGCAGAGGTCTACGAGGCGGTCGCCGACCCCGACCAGCTCTCGAAGTACTTCACGACGGGCGGCGCTCGCGGACGCCTCGAGCCCGGCGCCGACGTCACGTGGGATTTTGACGACTTCCCGGGCCGGTTCCCCGTCACCGTCGTCGAAGCGACGCCTCCGGATCGGCTCGTCATCGAGTGGGACGCCAAGGCCGCGGCTGCCGGTCGTTCCGTCACGACGACGACGTTCGAGTTCGCGCCGGTCGACGATGGCGCCCGAACCCTCGTCACGATCAGCGAGGCCGCTTGGGAGGTCTCGGCCGACGGATCGCGCAACGCCTTCGACAACTGCATGGGGTGGACGGGCATGTTCGCCGCACTCAAGGCGTGGCTCGAGCACGGCATCAATCTTCGGGAGGGGTTCTACCGCTAA
- a CDS encoding Lrp/AsnC family transcriptional regulator, which yields MRNERTLDALDREILAELANDARLSNTELARRVGLTAAPCLRRVQRLERDGVIRGYHARVDERLAGRGFEVIVDVDLSRNDRETIEAFEAAVIAVPEIIEARRMLGQPDYYLRVQVVDTEDYERLTLDTLSRLPAVRRLLSHQTMRLIKGS from the coding sequence ATGCGCAACGAACGAACGCTAGATGCGCTCGACCGTGAAATTCTTGCTGAACTCGCGAACGACGCCCGGCTGAGCAACACGGAACTCGCGCGCCGGGTCGGCCTCACGGCGGCCCCGTGCCTGCGACGCGTGCAGCGCCTCGAGCGGGACGGCGTGATCCGCGGTTATCACGCCCGCGTCGACGAGCGGCTCGCGGGGCGCGGATTCGAGGTCATCGTCGACGTCGATCTGTCGCGCAACGATCGTGAGACCATCGAGGCGTTCGAGGCGGCGGTCATCGCGGTGCCGGAGATCATCGAGGCACGGCGCATGCTCGGACAGCCCGACTACTACCTTCGCGTGCAGGTGGTCGACACTGAGGACTACGAGCGCCTCACGCTCGACACGCTCTCACGCCTCCCGGCCGTGCGCCGCCTGCTGTCACACCAGACGATGCGGCTCATCAAGGGGTCGTAG
- a CDS encoding ion transporter, whose protein sequence is MDNASPGSQGAATGGSPTVLQPSPAPPNRDGIRARVDAFVESDVVQRVIVGVILANAAILGLQTTSWGDGLGHTLLAVLDTSCLVVFVVEIVLKLFGKGGRFFRSGWNVFDFIIVAIALIPDAGGIAVLRTLRVLRLISLVKRLRFVIEALAGAIPGLASIGTLLVLIFYVGAVMATSLFGQSFPEWFGNVGASAYSLFQIMTLESWSMGIVRPVMEIYPLAWAFFVPFIVLSAFTVLNLFVAVIVDSMQHLRENPEAWPDEPEGEKASVESHDEIRELRGQVDALQTDLSEALALLREQKGPPERS, encoded by the coding sequence ATGGACAACGCGTCGCCAGGTTCGCAGGGAGCCGCCACCGGCGGGTCGCCCACAGTGCTCCAACCGTCGCCGGCGCCGCCGAACCGAGACGGCATCCGCGCCCGCGTCGACGCCTTCGTCGAGAGCGACGTGGTGCAGCGCGTGATCGTCGGGGTCATCCTCGCCAATGCGGCCATCCTCGGCCTGCAGACCACCAGTTGGGGTGATGGCCTTGGCCACACGCTGCTGGCCGTGCTCGACACGTCGTGCCTCGTCGTGTTCGTGGTCGAGATCGTGCTGAAGCTCTTCGGCAAGGGCGGACGATTCTTCCGTTCGGGCTGGAACGTGTTCGATTTCATCATCGTCGCGATCGCGCTCATCCCCGACGCCGGCGGGATCGCCGTACTCCGTACCCTGCGTGTGCTGCGCCTCATCTCGCTCGTCAAACGGCTGCGCTTCGTCATCGAGGCGCTCGCGGGTGCCATCCCCGGGCTCGCCTCGATCGGCACGCTGCTCGTGCTCATCTTCTACGTGGGTGCCGTCATGGCCACGTCGCTCTTCGGGCAGTCGTTCCCCGAGTGGTTCGGCAACGTGGGCGCCTCGGCCTACAGCCTCTTCCAGATCATGACGCTCGAGAGCTGGTCGATGGGCATCGTGCGGCCCGTCATGGAGATCTACCCGCTCGCGTGGGCGTTCTTCGTGCCGTTCATCGTGCTGTCCGCCTTCACGGTCCTCAACCTTTTCGTCGCCGTCATCGTCGACTCGATGCAGCATCTGCGCGAGAACCCCGAGGCGTGGCCGGATGAGCCCGAGGGCGAGAAGGCGTCGGTCGAGTCCCACGACGAGATCCGGGAGCTGCGGGGTCAGGTCGACGCCCTACAGACGGATCTCTCCGAGGCGCTCGCCCTGCTGCGTGAGCAGAAGGGTCCGCCGGAGCGGTCGTGA
- a CDS encoding ArsR/SmtB family transcription factor, which produces MSDTDDVADADDAVFKALSSSTRRRMLDVLKPGTLTTGELCAAFPGLERTTVLQHLRVLERAELVIGRKVGRERHLTLAPMPIKRIHDRWIGEYARAAVELLDDLGAS; this is translated from the coding sequence ATGAGTGACACGGATGACGTGGCGGATGCCGATGACGCGGTGTTCAAAGCGCTCTCCTCATCGACCAGGCGGCGCATGCTCGACGTGCTCAAACCGGGAACGCTGACGACGGGGGAGCTCTGCGCCGCGTTCCCCGGGCTCGAGCGCACGACTGTGCTGCAGCACCTCCGCGTGCTCGAGCGGGCGGAGCTCGTGATCGGCCGCAAGGTCGGCCGCGAGCGGCACCTGACGCTCGCACCGATGCCCATCAAGCGCATCCACGACCGGTGGATCGGGGAGTACGCCCGGGCTGCGGTGGAACTGCTCGACGACCTCGGTGCCTCATAG
- a CDS encoding dihydrofolate reductase family protein, translating to MSFRRKLIVTENVTLDGSIEMLEPWFSAEAENDEDDLIEEMTRQDATNDAVLFGRKTFEDMRGYWPHQTEDRTGVTETLNRVTKYVVSSTLDDPDWERSVVLTGDPVEEVRNLKGTDGQDIVCTGSISLVHALIPSGLVDEYRLFVYPSVQGRGRRLFPDGYVVPRLELLETKPFRSGVVLTRYRPL from the coding sequence GTGAGCTTCAGGCGCAAGCTGATTGTGACCGAGAACGTCACTCTCGACGGGTCGATCGAGATGCTCGAGCCCTGGTTCTCGGCCGAGGCTGAGAACGACGAGGACGACCTCATCGAGGAGATGACCCGGCAAGACGCCACCAACGACGCCGTGCTCTTCGGCCGGAAAACGTTCGAGGACATGCGCGGCTATTGGCCGCACCAGACCGAGGACCGCACCGGCGTCACTGAGACCCTGAACAGGGTGACCAAGTACGTCGTGAGTTCGACCCTGGACGATCCAGACTGGGAGCGTTCGGTGGTGCTCACCGGCGATCCGGTCGAGGAGGTGCGCAACCTCAAGGGGACGGATGGACAGGACATCGTCTGCACCGGCAGCATCAGCCTCGTGCACGCACTCATCCCGTCTGGGCTGGTCGACGAGTACCGACTCTTCGTTTATCCCTCGGTGCAGGGACGTGGCCGGCGGCTCTTCCCCGACGGCTACGTCGTCCCCCGGCTGGAGCTGCTGGAGACCAAGCCGTTCCGTTCGGGTGTCGTCCTCACCCGCTACCGGCCGCTCTGA
- a CDS encoding VOC family protein has product MIHRVLAQCTVTDLDRAERWYSILFEREPDSRPMPGLIEWHLGDSAGMQVWSEPDRAGRSSVVLGETDLDAAAVRATAAGADHDGPQPGGGARILPLTDPDGNRVVFIGS; this is encoded by the coding sequence ATGATTCACCGAGTGCTCGCCCAATGCACCGTTACCGACCTCGACCGCGCCGAGCGGTGGTACTCGATCCTGTTCGAGCGCGAACCCGATTCGCGTCCCATGCCGGGCCTGATCGAGTGGCACCTCGGTGATTCCGCCGGCATGCAGGTCTGGTCCGAACCCGACCGGGCCGGGCGCTCGAGCGTCGTGCTCGGTGAAACCGATCTCGATGCCGCTGCCGTACGAGCGACTGCTGCCGGCGCCGATCACGACGGACCGCAGCCCGGCGGCGGGGCGCGTATTCTGCCGCTCACCGATCCTGACGGCAATCGGGTGGTCTTCATCGGATCCTGA
- a CDS encoding DHA2 family efflux MFS transporter permease subunit: MTSSHTAAIPVQGADGNTRPTSATPASGGEARHASSGKGGAGSGPPARLDTRDLVVVVLLIISAFVAILNETTMGIAIPHLNADLGLPPELGQWLTSAFMLSMAVIIPITGILLQRFTTRQVYLAAMIAFTVGTLICAIAPGFVVLLAGRVVQALGTGIMLPLLMTTLMNVVPEKNRGLMMGFVGMVISLAPAVGPTVSGIILDNLHWRWVFGLVLPLAIIALVVGAIFMRNLGETRKAPIDVLSIFLSALGFGGAVFGLSQFGSHGGAAEGGDSIGVSPVVLGVTSLVIGVAMLGLFVWRQLALQKRERALLDLRTFRSRNFSIAVVIMAIVALSMFGTLTLLPQYLQNVVQLDSTTSGLVLMPGALLMGVLGPVIGAIYDRVGARVLLVPGTIIIAGSLFCYSMAGAHTPVWMLFAIQTVMSLGLALAFTPLFSSSLGSLEPRLYSHGSASLNTLQQVGGAAGVAVLLAAYSGILHAGEAEGLATPEAGEPAAQAAFFTAFCIALVPVVLAWFVRKPEGTAPIAHGGH; this comes from the coding sequence ATGACGTCCAGCCACACCGCCGCAATTCCCGTGCAGGGTGCAGACGGCAACACGCGGCCGACCTCGGCGACGCCGGCATCCGGCGGCGAGGCGCGGCACGCGAGTTCAGGCAAGGGCGGCGCCGGCTCCGGGCCGCCCGCGCGGCTCGACACGCGCGACCTCGTGGTCGTCGTCCTGCTGATCATCTCGGCCTTCGTCGCGATCCTCAACGAGACGACCATGGGCATTGCGATCCCGCACCTCAACGCGGATCTCGGCCTGCCGCCCGAGCTCGGACAGTGGCTCACGAGTGCGTTCATGCTCTCGATGGCGGTCATCATCCCGATCACGGGCATCCTGCTTCAGCGCTTCACCACGCGCCAGGTCTACCTGGCGGCGATGATCGCCTTCACGGTCGGCACGCTGATTTGCGCCATCGCCCCCGGGTTCGTGGTGCTGCTCGCGGGCCGCGTCGTCCAGGCGCTTGGCACCGGCATCATGTTGCCGCTGCTGATGACCACGCTCATGAACGTGGTGCCCGAAAAGAACCGCGGGCTCATGATGGGCTTCGTCGGCATGGTCATCTCGCTCGCGCCGGCGGTGGGTCCGACGGTCTCCGGCATTATTCTCGACAACCTGCACTGGCGTTGGGTGTTCGGCCTCGTGCTCCCGCTCGCGATCATCGCGCTCGTCGTGGGCGCGATCTTCATGCGCAACCTCGGCGAGACGCGCAAGGCGCCGATCGACGTGCTGTCGATCTTCCTCTCCGCGCTTGGTTTCGGTGGCGCCGTCTTCGGCCTCAGCCAGTTCGGCAGCCACGGTGGCGCGGCCGAGGGCGGCGACAGCATCGGAGTCTCGCCGGTCGTGCTCGGGGTGACGTCGCTCGTGATCGGCGTCGCGATGCTCGGCCTCTTCGTGTGGCGGCAGCTCGCGCTGCAGAAACGCGAGCGGGCGCTGCTCGACCTGCGCACGTTCCGTTCGCGCAACTTCTCGATCGCCGTCGTCATCATGGCGATCGTCGCGCTGTCGATGTTCGGCACCCTCACGTTGCTGCCGCAGTACCTGCAGAACGTCGTGCAGCTCGACTCCACCACGTCGGGTCTCGTGCTCATGCCGGGCGCGCTGCTCATGGGCGTGCTCGGCCCGGTCATCGGCGCGATCTACGACCGCGTCGGGGCTCGCGTGCTGCTCGTTCCCGGAACGATCATCATCGCCGGCTCGCTGTTCTGCTATTCGATGGCCGGCGCGCACACGCCGGTGTGGATGCTGTTCGCCATCCAGACGGTCATGTCGCTCGGTCTCGCGCTCGCGTTCACGCCGCTCTTCTCGTCGTCGCTCGGCTCGCTCGAGCCGCGTCTCTACTCGCACGGCTCCGCGTCGCTGAACACGCTGCAGCAGGTGGGCGGCGCGGCCGGCGTCGCGGTGCTGCTCGCGGCCTACTCCGGCATCCTGCACGCCGGCGAGGCGGAGGGGCTCGCCACGCCCGAGGCCGGCGAGCCGGCGGCGCAGGCGGCGTTCTTCACCGCCTTCTGCATCGCGCTCGTTCCGGTGGTGCTCGCCTGGTTCGTGCGCAAGCCCGAGGGCACCGCGCCCATCGCGCACGGCGGGCACTAG
- a CDS encoding branched-chain amino acid transporter permease has protein sequence MPELGPSTWYIVASIAVAASITWTMRAAPFAILRTMRNGQLLAYLGERMPVGVMVILAAYTVRDIELAAGPSAVPAVVGLAATIGLHLWRGNMTLSMFGGTALYVALASALAGIG, from the coding sequence GTGCCTGAGCTCGGCCCCTCGACGTGGTACATCGTCGCGAGCATCGCCGTCGCGGCGTCGATCACGTGGACGATGCGGGCGGCGCCGTTCGCCATCCTGCGCACCATGCGCAACGGCCAGCTGCTCGCCTACCTCGGCGAGCGCATGCCCGTCGGCGTCATGGTGATCCTCGCGGCGTACACGGTGCGCGACATCGAGCTGGCGGCCGGGCCCTCGGCCGTTCCGGCCGTCGTCGGCCTGGCCGCGACGATCGGGTTGCACCTGTGGCGCGGCAACATGACCCTGAGTATGTTCGGCGGCACGGCCCTCTACGTGGCGCTCGCGTCGGCCCTGGCCGGCATCGGCTGA
- a CDS encoding TetR/AcrR family transcriptional regulator, whose protein sequence is MCSDATERRAPSKAPTAGRSFIETARRRQLIDAAVATVNEIGYHRASLAEIAKRANIAKSAVVYYFASKEALLLELVETVFAALGEAVLTSVDGVESPAARLRAYAEAYLAHVDADRHAIVAAVEIVISHRTADGTPLYLIEDDQDTALLRSILAAGMEDGTFRTMPIGVATGLAESVLDRAITLVQRAPQSDLGELRAHALPFLFRALGVAHV, encoded by the coding sequence ATGTGTTCTGATGCCACCGAGAGGCGAGCCCCTTCGAAGGCTCCAACGGCAGGGCGTTCCTTCATCGAGACGGCTCGCCGCCGCCAGCTGATCGACGCGGCGGTCGCGACCGTGAATGAGATCGGCTACCACCGCGCGTCGCTCGCGGAGATCGCGAAGCGGGCGAACATCGCGAAGAGCGCGGTGGTCTACTACTTCGCCTCGAAAGAGGCGCTCCTGCTCGAGCTCGTCGAGACGGTCTTCGCCGCCCTTGGGGAGGCCGTCCTCACCTCCGTCGACGGCGTCGAGAGCCCCGCGGCGCGCCTCCGGGCGTACGCCGAGGCGTACCTCGCGCACGTCGACGCCGACCGGCACGCGATCGTCGCCGCCGTGGAGATCGTGATCTCGCACCGCACCGCCGACGGGACACCCCTCTACCTCATCGAAGACGACCAGGACACCGCCCTGCTCCGCAGCATCCTGGCCGCGGGAATGGAGGACGGCACGTTCCGCACGATGCCGATTGGGGTCGCGACCGGGCTGGCGGAGAGCGTGCTCGATCGCGCGATCACCCTCGTGCAGCGCGCCCCGCAATCCGACCTCGGCGAGCTCCGCGCGCACGCGCTGCCGTTCCTCTTCCGAGCCCTGGGGGTGGCTCATGTCTGA
- a CDS encoding arsenate reductase ArsC, whose product MTTSRDETDRTQASADAAAGDATDATTASASPAVPTVLFVCVHNAGRSQMAAGWLQSLAGDRVEVMSAGSAPKEQVNPVAVEAMAEVGVDIAGNAPKVLTVDAVRESDVVITMGCGDACPIFPGKRYEDWDLQDPSGQGIDTVRIIRDEIRGRVEQLLDEIAPVEADAGVGRD is encoded by the coding sequence ATGACCACTTCGCGTGACGAGACTGACCGGACCCAAGCATCCGCTGACGCCGCCGCCGGCGACGCCACTGACGCGACGACAGCCTCCGCGAGCCCCGCCGTGCCGACAGTGCTGTTCGTGTGCGTGCACAACGCGGGCCGATCGCAGATGGCGGCGGGTTGGCTGCAGTCGCTCGCTGGTGACCGCGTCGAAGTGATGTCCGCCGGATCGGCACCGAAAGAACAGGTCAACCCGGTCGCCGTCGAGGCGATGGCGGAGGTCGGTGTCGATATCGCCGGCAATGCGCCCAAGGTGCTCACGGTCGACGCCGTTCGCGAGTCCGACGTGGTGATCACGATGGGCTGCGGCGACGCCTGCCCGATCTTCCCCGGCAAGCGTTACGAGGACTGGGATCTCCAAGACCCGTCCGGGCAGGGCATCGACACCGTCCGGATCATCCGTGACGAGATCCGCGGGCGCGTCGAGCAGCTGCTCGACGAGATCGCGCCGGTCGAGGCCGACGCCGGCGTCGGCAGGGACTGA
- a CDS encoding metalloregulator ArsR/SmtB family transcription factor: protein MAHVAPFAVLADSTRSRIARLLLDAPGGRASVTALADALGLRQPTVSHHLARLREAGLVLPEKEGRRVWYSLVADERDRIAGLVAATTAQAGTGAAAGNVARGTVPFDRDRAVERLCERFRGVHSRETVAALLDESLQLLERRAGDGAGGPLGPRAVVFAASRLESIARTSGASAARTGMGTPGRASVSMLFVCVRNAGRSQLAAGIMRQLAGDRVIVQSAGSEPAPELSAGVVRALAEIGVPVGDEFPKPLTDEAVRAADVIVTMGCGDACPVYPGRRYLDWDLPDPHELPLEDVRGIRDEVEARVRALLFEVMGGVDAGGAAGAGVAGAEEPAS from the coding sequence ATGGCTCACGTCGCCCCGTTCGCGGTGCTCGCCGACTCGACCCGGTCCCGAATCGCCCGCCTGCTGCTGGATGCGCCCGGCGGCCGGGCCTCGGTGACGGCGCTCGCCGACGCGCTCGGGCTCCGGCAGCCGACGGTGAGCCACCACCTCGCCCGGCTGCGCGAGGCCGGGCTCGTCCTCCCCGAGAAGGAGGGGCGGCGCGTCTGGTACTCGCTCGTCGCCGACGAGCGCGATCGCATCGCCGGGCTCGTGGCGGCGACAACCGCCCAGGCCGGCACGGGTGCCGCGGCAGGCAACGTCGCGCGCGGAACGGTGCCGTTCGATCGGGACCGCGCGGTCGAACGGCTGTGCGAGCGCTTCCGCGGCGTGCACTCGCGCGAGACCGTCGCCGCGCTCCTCGACGAGAGCCTCCAACTGCTCGAGCGTCGCGCGGGAGACGGTGCCGGGGGGCCGCTCGGGCCCAGGGCCGTGGTCTTCGCGGCCTCCCGGCTCGAATCGATCGCGCGCACGAGCGGCGCGTCGGCGGCGCGCACCGGCATGGGGACTCCCGGGCGCGCTTCGGTCTCAATGCTCTTCGTCTGCGTGCGCAACGCAGGGCGCTCGCAGCTTGCGGCCGGGATCATGCGGCAGCTTGCCGGCGACCGGGTGATCGTGCAGTCGGCCGGCTCCGAGCCGGCGCCCGAGCTGTCGGCCGGGGTCGTCCGCGCACTCGCCGAGATCGGGGTTCCTGTCGGTGACGAGTTTCCGAAGCCGTTGACGGACGAGGCGGTGCGAGCCGCCGACGTGATCGTCACCATGGGCTGCGGCGATGCATGCCCGGTGTACCCGGGGCGCCGATATCTCGACTGGGACCTGCCGGACCCGCATGAACTCCCGCTCGAGGATGTGCGTGGCATTCGCGACGAGGTCGAAGCGCGCGTTCGTGCGCTGCTGTTCGAGGTCATGGGTGGCGTGGATGCGGGTGGCGCGGCGGGTGCCGGGGTCGCAGGTGCCGAGGAGCCGGCGTCGTAA
- a CDS encoding FBP domain-containing protein, with the protein MLSLDDARIRASFANVSVRERKNIVLPDPSTIDWEHVDYLGWRDPRLPLVGYVVAVVDDEPVGLVLRQTESSPRRRTLCSWCNDVTLPNDVVLFSARRGGAAGRRGDSKGTYICQRFECNDNVRKLPPAAYAGFDREAARQERIASLRERVATFIASVARD; encoded by the coding sequence ATGCTGTCCCTCGATGACGCCCGCATCCGGGCGTCGTTCGCCAACGTCTCCGTGCGCGAACGAAAGAACATCGTCCTCCCCGACCCGTCGACGATCGACTGGGAACACGTCGACTACCTCGGCTGGCGCGACCCAAGGCTGCCGCTCGTCGGCTACGTTGTCGCCGTTGTCGACGACGAACCCGTCGGCCTCGTGCTGCGCCAGACCGAGTCGTCGCCCCGCAGGCGGACCCTCTGCTCGTGGTGCAACGACGTGACGCTGCCGAACGACGTGGTGCTGTTCAGCGCACGCCGAGGCGGCGCGGCCGGTCGTCGCGGCGACAGCAAGGGCACGTACATCTGTCAGCGCTTCGAGTGCAACGACAACGTGCGCAAGCTGCCGCCGGCGGCCTACGCCGGTTTCGACCGTGAAGCCGCGCGCCAGGAACGCATTGCGTCCCTCCGCGAGCGGGTCGCGACGTTCATCGCCTCGGTCGCGCGCGACTGA
- a CDS encoding arsenate-mycothiol transferase ArsC → MTSLLDPQRVLERAAERLTARFDGIVAAETVERVVFESYASLMRTARITDHVPALAEKFAKDRLTALATSKGLVAKPHPEVLFLCVGNSGRSQMAAAMMRLIAGERIVVRSAGSQPGEEILPHVQEALSEIGADVSHEFPKPLTDDVVRASDVVITMGCGDACPVYPGKRYEDWPIADPAELDLGGVRDVRAELRHRVERLAAELAPA, encoded by the coding sequence ATGACCAGTCTGCTTGATCCCCAGCGAGTCCTTGAGCGCGCAGCCGAGCGCCTCACCGCACGCTTCGACGGCATCGTGGCCGCCGAGACGGTCGAACGAGTCGTCTTCGAGTCGTATGCGAGCCTCATGCGTACCGCGCGAATCACCGATCACGTGCCCGCGCTCGCGGAGAAGTTCGCAAAGGACCGCCTGACCGCCCTCGCGACGTCCAAGGGGCTCGTGGCCAAGCCGCACCCGGAAGTGCTCTTCCTCTGCGTCGGCAATTCCGGCCGGTCGCAGATGGCTGCGGCGATGATGCGTCTCATTGCGGGGGAGCGGATCGTCGTTCGCTCCGCCGGGTCGCAACCCGGCGAAGAGATTCTTCCGCACGTGCAGGAAGCGCTGAGCGAGATCGGCGCGGATGTCAGCCACGAGTTTCCGAAGCCGCTCACCGATGACGTCGTGCGGGCATCCGACGTCGTGATCACGATGGGATGCGGCGACGCCTGCCCCGTCTACCCGGGAAAGCGCTACGAAGACTGGCCGATCGCCGACCCCGCCGAGCTCGATCTCGGGGGTGTGCGCGACGTGCGCGCGGAGCTGCGGCACCGGGTCGAGCGCCTTGCGGCGGAGCTTGCTCCGGCGTAG